tattttatattttaatttatctattttgataataaatgcaaatttttaaagagaaaacacataattttataaataaaaatatgaaaattatgcatggagaaaaaaaaacaaaaaaaaattacaacatcaaatttaaaattttaaaaaattttagtgtcaaaataaaaagaattatgttaaaattaaaaaatttctgtatcacaattaaaaaatattattgttatttttcgtgaaaataaaaaatgtgatttCTCATGTATGTCTGTAAACAATTTTTGTTGATAAAAGTATTTAGAcgtaaaataagattaaaaaaacaACTGAAATGATgaactataaaatttattattattttttaatttacattggTTCATACTataatatttagtatttttaaactATATGATAAATAGAAGTAGTCAATTGATAGGTTATAAAGtgggtaataataataataatttataagaaaaataaaacagcaaaagaatAATAGTAACCCAGTTGCCTAACCCAAGAGTGTACCCAACCTAAACTGGCAACACACgataatttcttcattttttcttaatttaaaaacaaactCAACTCTTCCATAATTCCtcatcttctctctctctctaatctATCTTATAAAAACCCACAGAATCTATCTTAAAGCCCGCAAAACTGTACCTCACTCTTCTTTCATCGTTCTTTCAAGCTCACTCTGGCGTATTTACGGTTCTACCCTTCTGGTTATGATAGCTCCCAACCACGCGCCGCCTTCTCCCTCCCTGGGCTTCCCCCGCCCCAGATTCGTTAGGTACCGCCGATTGAGGTAACTGCTAACCAACTCCAACCAATTAACCACAGTCGAAGAAAAAACAAGCTCTTATATTCCATCATGAAGAACCAGCGGAGTGCCCACGTCGACTCTCACCGCCGTGGAAGGTTGTTATCGGAGAAATCTTCTTCTTTTCACGTTGCGGCCACCGCAGCCCCGGCTACCATGTCCGCTGGGGGACAGATTCGTAGGCCGAAGACGATGCCGGACTTAGTGTCACACAGGAAACGCGCCGAGGCGACGGCGACGGTGCCTGAATTTGTTCGAAGAGAGCCACCGAAGATGCTGGTGAAGGTGACGATGATGGGGAGCCTTGGCCCCGTGCAGGTGGTCATGCCTCCGGAATCCACGGTGGCGGATTTGGTTGCGGTGGCGGTCCGACAATACGTGAAGGAAGGCCGCCGCCCAATCCTGCCATCCCACGACCCGTCCCACTTCGATCTCCATTATTCTCAGTTTAGCTTAGAAAGTAAGCAAATTATATAttcctctttttattttcattttttttggagtctataataaaaagtgaatatagtatttatttatgattattttgTGGTTTAGGTTTGGAGAGGGATGATAAGTTGAGGGAGCTTGGATCTAGAAACTTCTTCCTTTGTCCCAGGAGGTGCGGTTCTGGCATCACCGTGGAAACCGGAGGGAAAACGGCGTCGTTTGGTTCGTGTTCGAAAGAGGTTCAAAAAGGAGGAAAGGGGGGTGGTTGGCTTAGGTTCATTGATTTCTTGTTCTGAAACCGTTTCCTTTTTTTGGTTGGTTGGCTCAGAACTTGAGGAATGCTCTTCATTTGGATTTTTTgcaataaaaaatctttttgtttCCCCTTGCATAATAGAAAGTATGATATATAATTGGCTGGTTGCtttgtaaaaattattaaaaaattaggtCGGCGATTTAGTGGGGTGCTAGTTTTAGATATGTTGGCATGGGCATGCCTTTATGCATTAGCACAAGTGAGGGAATGCATTATGCGTGTATGTTTGTtagattcataaaaaaaaaaaaactatttagtTCATtagattcttttcccttttgaGTCACTCTTTctactttgaatttttttgttttctgttctTTTCCTTGGTGCCAAGTAAAGCCCATCTTGTAAGTCTTTGTATTATACCATCTACTACTTTGGTGTATTTTACTGGGATTGTAGTAACATAGTTGACAATCGCACTTGAACATATTAAGGTCTATTTTGCAATGGTAAaggtttattattattgtgagAATTCGTACCCAGACTATATGTAACCTCCGTTGGGAATTGGGATGTGTGGATCTAATTTCAAGAGGAATAATGCTTCACAAACAACTCTAAACATACAATTACCTAAACAATTACggtttttaatttgtatttcaCCTACTTTCAATTACAATAATTCAATGgtaaaaatttacatataattgttttcatgtgaagttaatagtaaataatcattaaatgatttgatagatttgattaaattattatctaatcaTTATTGATTATCAATTTTACTGCATGTTTGTGAATTTTCACTTAATTCGATACCTCTCTACTTTTCAactgtttttttattataaaaaaaagtctaTAATAGTTATTGAGACTGAAAAGAAAGTCGACATAAAAAAGAACCCAGTGAAGGCATATGCTAATTCGAAAGATAAGAGGCCCTCAACTTCATATATTTATCATAGTTGTTTACCTGCATAGCTAATTAgctattataaatttataacgAGCAGAACTATAACTGCCATAAGAAATACCATAAAAGATACTAGATTATCTATAACAAGAGTTGTTGTAAACTAAAAGAGTAAGAGATAAACGATGATTTGAAGATATATATCACCAATAAATTTGTTTACACAAAAAATCGTGTACACCCTACTAGTACTAGTGtaaaatatgtattaaaatataaaatacatattaaaagtgaattaaattatatatatatttaactatttatataaaaatatattgtgattaattttaatatataaataatatttttttattaaaaatacaatcAAACCATCTTTGAATAAAAACCTCTTTTTGTTGGTTTTTGGGCTATGGAAGAGTATTCCCTCTAATTTTTGTAAGCCCACTTATTGGTATCACCAGCCAGCAATGACGAACAAACTCACCCACCCAGGAATTCAACAAGGCCCAACTACGGaacagaaagagaaaaaaaaagtaattgatgtattttttagaagaacaaagaaaaaggaaagaggcGGGGGGAGGAATAGAATGAGaaaaaccctagtagctagcaAGACCCTATAAATACTAAACCCTTAACTCCATTTTTCTTGTCTCAATTTTTCAACCATCACATATTGCCGCTCCCCCCTCACACTCGCTCCTCTTTATCACGcgtttcaatttcaatttcaatttcaatttcaatttcaatggaGTTCTGGGGTAAACTTCTCTCTTTCAATGTTTTGTGCTATGATTTTACTTCAAAGCCAACCAAAATTCATTTATAAACTCTCATAGTTGAAACATTTTATGTTTATGGCACTGTAATCTTTGttctaatttgaataaaataaaataggtgTTGAGGTTAAGCCAGGGGATTGCGTTAAAATAGAGGAGTTGGAAGTAGCTAATGCCTACATCCACATCTCTCAGGTTCGCTTCTTTTCATGGTTATTGTTTTCTCGTGTTTTTTGGAATAAATCTTCTAAAGCGTTTCCCCTTTCAGGTTGCGCTGGGAGAGGCCTCAAAGAATGAGAAATCTAAGGAACCTGTGGTTGTCTACCTCAAAGTTGGAGTGCAAAAGCTTGTTTTGGGAACTTTGAACAGGGAGGAAATCCCCCAAATACCCTTGGATTTGGTTCTCGACCAAGGGGCTGAGCTTTCCCACACTTGCAAGAGTGCCAGTGTCTATTTCTGTGGATATAGGGCTGATCGATATCCTTTACACCACTAGTATATGTTAATTTATTCGTTGTTTTTGAATTGGTCTTGGTTCCCTGTCAttagaaaattttgaatatGAAAAGTGCAAGTTTGAGTGATGTGTGTTGTTACTTGTGAATGTTTTTTCCTTGACTTTTGATGTGTTCCCTGTGGCACTGATGAGGACGTACCTGGTGATCTTGGTTCTGATGACTATTCAGGTATGGCACAGACCTATGtcttaaatttaatgaattgtTATTGATTTATGATTCACTTGCTCAAACATTGTTGCATTGTTTGATTTGTACAGAGAGTGATGAGGAAGAGGCTGCATTGAATCTCAAAGATAATGGTTGATAGTTCTGATCAATCCAAAATGTACTATTTACTTGTGCATTCTATGATGTGAGTAACTAATTATTAATCTTCATTCAGGAAAAGTTGAAACCAAGTctgaaaaggtaaagattgCTGAACCAAAAAAGGATGTGAGTGGTGCCCCAGCAAAGAAAGTCAATGTTGCTGTTCCaaagaaagatgaagaggaCGAGGACTCTGATGATGACGACGACGACGATGATGATGAGtctgatgatgaggatgaatctGGAAGTGAGGTAACACAATGACTTTGTCATCTACTCTCTGTTGcaattactttttaattttatttgaaacttAATGGCAAAATAAAAACACTGCGCTTCTTTTCAAGTATTAATTTTGTGGAAACCTTTATTGATAATTGTAGATGGATGCTGATAGTGATGAGGACGGGagtgatgaagatgaagagacACCTGTGAAGAAGGTAACATTACTGTGTGGTCCTGTTTCCTCATATATTGTCttgtgtttattattattggacattaaaaactaaatgcATACCTTTATGTCTTGAAGGTCGACCAGGGCAAGAAGAGACCAAATGTGTCTGCAACAAAAACTCCAGTTCCTGCTGCTAAGAAAGCTAAGAATGTAACTCCTGAAAAGTCTGGTGAGACTATTAGCTATCTTTACAATGCGATATTGCATAACTTGGTAGTGTTGAGGAAAATAGTCGATATTGCGACATGTCATGCATGCTCACTTGATATCATTCCAAGTGCACCATCATATTTAATGTACTTTGTGTTGTAGGTGGCAAGAAAATTGCACATGCACCAACCCCTCACCCCGTGAAGAAAGGTGGAAATCCAAACAGTGCAGGGAAGTTCCAGTCACCTAAAACTGGTTCACAGCAGCAGAAAAAGGGTGGAAAGAAGGGTGGTCGTTGATCATGAAGTTTCTAATATGTACTAATTTTTGCTTTTATTGCATTGGAATATCGTAATCGGTGTAATGGTTATAAGGTGAACGCTTGGATAGGATGTTTACTAAATTTTGTTTGCTAGAGGCTACTAGTTCGATGAGTTGAGTTCTCAGAAATTTTGTTGGACAACTATTTTGTTTTAGTTgagttaaaatatattaattatctttattattCAAATTTGAGCTACTCTCTAATGCTGACAACGTCCATGGCGCACCACTTGTTTTGACTATTTTCTGATTCCCCTTGATTTTCATAACGCAAACTACATGATTTCTATTTGTTTTCTTGGTATTTCTAAAGACAGTGTTAAGGCTATTTTATGCATTGTAAATGAAA
The genomic region above belongs to Arachis duranensis cultivar V14167 chromosome 3, aradu.V14167.gnm2.J7QH, whole genome shotgun sequence and contains:
- the LOC107476434 gene encoding uncharacterized protein At4g22758, which translates into the protein MKNQRSAHVDSHRRGRLLSEKSSSFHVAATAAPATMSAGGQIRRPKTMPDLVSHRKRAEATATVPEFVRREPPKMLVKVTMMGSLGPVQVVMPPESTVADLVAVAVRQYVKEGRRPILPSHDPSHFDLHYSQFSLESLERDDKLRELGSRNFFLCPRRCGSGITVETGGKTASFGSCSKEVQKGGKGGGWLRFIDFLF
- the LOC107476435 gene encoding histone deacetylase HDT1, producing MEFWGVEVKPGDCVKIEELEVANAYIHISQVALGEASKNEKSKEPVVVYLKVGVQKLVLGTLNREEIPQIPLDLVLDQGAELSHTCKSASVYFCGYRADRDEDVPGDLGSDDYSESDEEEAALNLKDNGKVETKSEKVKIAEPKKDVSGAPAKKVNVAVPKKDEEDEDSDDDDDDDDDESDDEDESGSEMDADSDEDGSDEDEETPVKKVDQGKKRPNVSATKTPVPAAKKAKNVTPEKSGGKKIAHAPTPHPVKKGGNPNSAGKFQSPKTGSQQQKKGGKKGGR